The sequence ACCGAAAACTTTCCGCGCAGCCACACCAACCCGTATGGCCACAGCAAGCTGGTGATCGAGGACATGCTCACGGCCTTGCGCACCGCCAGCCCGGCCTGGCGCGTGGGCGTGCTGCGTTACTTCAACCCGGTCGGCGCACACCCCAGCGGCCTGATCGGCGAAGACCCGGCCGGCATTCCCAACAACCTCATGCCGTATGTGGCACAGGTGGCCGTGGGGCAGCGTGAACACCTCAATGTGTATGGCAACGACTACGCCACGCCCGACGGCACCGGTGTGCGCGACTACATCCACGTGCAGGACCTGGCCGCCGGCCATGTGGCCGCCATCAAGGCGCTGCTGGGTCGGGGCGAGAGTTTCACCGTCAACCTGGGCACCGGCCGGGGACACAGCGTGCTCGACGTGGTGAAAGCGTTCGAGGCCGCCAGCGGCAACCCGGTGCCCTACCGCGTGGCGCCGCGCCGGGCCGGCGATGTGGCGCAGTGCTGGGCCGACCCCGCCCTGGCTTTGCGCCTGCTGGGCTGGCAGGCCCTGCACACGCTGGACGACATGTGTGCCGATGCGTGGCGCTGGCAGAGCGCCAACCCCAACGGTTACCGGAGCTGAACGCCGGCTGAGCGGGCGGCGAGGAAGATGCCCTCGCCCACGCTGGCGCCGAAACGTTTGGCCAGCCTCAGGCCCACGTTTTCGCGGCGGGTGTAGTCCACCAGTTCTTCGGCCTTGACAACCTCGCGTGCCACATAGTCGAGGTTGCCCAGGCCATCCGCCAGGCCCAGTGCCACGGCTTGCTGGCCGTTCCAGACCAGACCGCTGAAGGTCTCGGGCGTTTCTTTGAGGCGGTCGCCACGGCCCTTTTTCACCACCTCGATGAACTGCGTGTGGATCTCGGCCAGCAGGTTCTGCATGAACTGGCGCTGCGACTCGTCTTGCGGACTGAACGGATCCAGCAGGCCCTTGTTGTCGCCAGCGGTCATCAGGCGTCGCTCGATGCCCAGCTTTTCCATCAAGCCGGTGAAGCCGAAGCCGTCCATGAGCACGCCGATGCTGCCGACCAGGCTGGCCTTGTCCACGTAGATGTTGTCGGCCGCCGCAGCGATGTAATAGGCCGCCGAGGCGCAGGTTTCTTCCACCACCGCATAGACCTTCTTGTCGTGCAGCCCCTTCAAGCGGGTGATCTCGTCGTTGATGATGCCGGCCTGCACCGGGCTGCCACCGGGTGAGTTGATCAGCAACACCACCGCCTGGGCGCCTTCGTCGTCAAACGCCGAGCGCAAGGCCGCCACGATGTTTTCGGCGCTGGCTTCGGAGTCCGATGCGATCTCACCCTTGATCTCGACCACGGCCGTGTGCGGCGTGCTCGTCGACGTGCCCACCTCGGCGCTGGAATACACAAACCAGACGATCGCGCCCAGGAGAGCCAGCCACATGAAGCGGGTGAACATCTTCCAGCGGCGCGCGGCTTGCTGCTCGCGGATGGTGGCAAACACCAGCTTTTCCAGCGTGGCGCGCTCCCAGGCCACACCGTTGTGGCGGTCGCTGCCGGCGGAGCTCGTCGAGCCCAGGTTGTCGTCGTTCATGGTGGGGGATTTCTCAGAATTCAACAGGTTTGAGGTGGTATTGTGACCGCCAGTGAATCACCCCATCGAGCTCCAGCAGTTCGATCTTGAACAGTCCGCCACGGCACGGTCCGCCCCGGCATTCACCGGTTGCGGGCTCGTACATCGCTCCGTGCGTGGCACACATCAGCCAGCGGCCGGTGTCGTCAAAAAAGCGGTCGGGTTGCCAGTCGAGCTCCATCGCCACGTGCGAGCAGCGGTTCAGGTAGGCCTGTGGCTGGCCCTGAAACCGCACCGCAAATGCGCGGCAGGTCTGGCCCGCGTAGTTCACATCGAACGAGACCGCCCTGCCCCCGTCGACCAGATCGCGGCTGTTGCACAGCGGGTGGACCGGATCGTCGGTGGGTGGCGTCATGGGAACCTCAGGCGTGTTGGTTGAGCCAGTCGTGCAGTTCGCGCACCGAATGGGCGACAAACAAGGGCTTGAGTTCGTGAAACGCGTCGGGTTCGTGCGCGCCGTAGCTCACGCCCACGCTTGCGCAACCGGCGTTCAGCGCCATTTGCAGGTCGTGCGTGGTGTCGCCAATCATCAGCGTGCGCTCTGGCGCCACACCGAATTCGCTCATCAGTTCGTGCAGCATCATCGGGTGCGGCTTGCCCGCGGTTTCGTCCGCGGTGCGTGAACCATCAAACAGGCCAACCAGCTCCACCGTGCGCAGCACCTCGTCCAGCCCGCGGCGGCTTTTGCCGGTGGCCACGGTCAGGAGGTGCTGGCGCTCCTTCAACTCGGCCAACAACGGCAACACGCCGTCAAACAGGCTCAGGTCATGCTGGCGCGCGGTGTAGTGGTGGCGGTAACGATCCCCCAGCAGAGGGTATTTCTCCGGCGGCAAGTCGGGCGCGGCATGCGCCAACGCCTGCATCAGGCCCATACCAATCACATAGCTGGCGGCCTGGGTGGTGGGCGGCGTGCCCCCCACGTCGGTGACGGCCAGCTGGATGCTGCGAGCAATGAGCGCGGTGGAATCGAACAGGGTGCCGTCCCAGTCGAAGGCGATGAGGTCGAAGTGGCGGATGCGCATGCAAAGAGGCTAGAGCAAAGGCGCTGATTATCGATGGGCCCCGCGAGAAAACAGAAAAGCCCGCATGCGGGCTTTTCCAGGAGAAGCGGCCTAATTAGGTCCGGCGGCGGCGAATCAACGTCAGACCTAGCAGAGCGCCACCCAAAAGAGCCAAGCTACCTGGCTCGGGGACTTCGCCCGGGTCGCAGGCATCACCGATGCAGGGCTTGGTGAACAAGTAGAGATTGGACAAGCCATTGAGTCTGTCAGGGGAGACAGCGAACAGACTCCAGTCTCCGCTGGTCATGCCATCCTCCAATTCGACGATAAAGGAGTCAGGCGACCCACCACCGTTGCCGAAGTGGAAGCCCAGAAACAATTGGTCATAACTGTTCCAGATGTTGGCTGCCAGTTGCCAAATGCCGGACGTAGCGCCGTTAGCGTAGCCGCCAATCAGCAACGTACCGGGAATGCCGTTCTTATCGATGAGTTGATAACCCGCAACCTCGTAAGCAGGATCGCCACCAGGCACCAGCGGACTGTCGAGGTTTCCATCCTGGTAGTAGCACTCACCGGGGTTGGCGGCATTGGTCACCTGGATGTACCGACCGCTGGTCGGTGCGGTTAGTGAGCCACCAGCGCCGTCCGGGCAGTAGACCGTGGCAGCACTCACGCTGCCTGCGAAGAAACTCGCCACGATGACAGACGCAGCGGCGGCTGCTTTCATGAATCTAACCATTTGAACTCTCCTTGCATGAACGGACTGACCTGCTACGTAACGTTGAGAGCAAGATCAGGGCCAGGTCAAAAAGTCTTTGATTATCAAGGAAGATGAAAATCCGCACGAGATCTTCCCTGTACTCCTGTAAGCAAATTCGACAGTTGAAGACCACGAAAGGCGTATGCAATTCACCCCTATTTCTTAGGCAGCACCGGCGTGGTGGCGGATGTGATCGGCCACCACTGAAGCGATTAACCAATACCCGTGGTCATACCCCTCATGCCGGCGTACCTCGAGCGGCTGCCCGAAATCACGACACACCTGCTCCAACAATTGGGGATTTAGCTGAACGGACAGAAACTTGTCCGCCAACCCCTGATCGACCAGCAGCGGCAGCACCCGGCGCCCGCTTTTGATCAATTCCACGGCGTCGTGCTCAGCCCAACCTGCACGATCAGTTCCCAGATACCCGGTGAAGGCCTTCTCCCCCCACGGACACTGGCTGGGCGCGCAGATCGGTGCGATGGCGGACACGCTCTGGTAGAGACCGGGGTGGCGCAGCGCCAGCGTCAGGGCGCCATGGCCGCCCATGGAATGGCCTGAAATACCCACCCTGTCGGGCCGCGTCGGGAAATTTGACAGCACCAAATCGCGCAATTCCTTGGTGATCCAGCTTTCCATGCGGAAGTGTTTGGCCCAGGGCTCCTGGGTGGCGTCCAGGTAAAAACCGGCGCCGTGACCGAAATCCCAGGACGCGTCGGCGACTTCGATGCCGGTATCGCGCGGGCTGGTGTCGGGGGTGACGATGGCCAGGCCCAGTTCAGCGGCGTATCGCTGGGCGCCGGCTTTGATGGCAAAGGTTTCTTCGTTGCAGGTCAGGCCGGCCAGAAAGAACACCACCGGCACCGGGCCGTGCTGCGCCTGCGGCGGCAGGTACACGCCGAACTTCATCGGCAGGCCGATCTCGGTGGAGGCGTGTTTGTAAAACCCCTGCACGCCGCCAAAGCACCGGTGCTCGCTCAGCGTCTCGATGCCCATCAAAACTCCACCACCGCGCGGATCGATTCGCCGCGCTTCATCAAATCGAAGCCTTCGTTGATCTGGTCCAGGCGCAGCTTGTGGGTGATCAGGTCGTCGATGTTGATCTTGCCTTCCATGTACCAGTCGACGATCTTGGGCACGTCGGTACGGCCGCGGGCGCCGCCGAAGGCCGAACCTTCCCACTTGCGGCCGGTGACCAGCTGGAACGGGCGCGTGGAGATTTCGGCGCCGGCTTCGGCCACGCCGATGATGATGCTGCGGCCCCAGCCCTTGTGCGTGCACTCCAGCGCGTCGCGCATCACCTTGGTGTTGCCGATGCACTCGAAGCTGTAGTCGGCGCCGCCATCGGTGAGCTGCACGATGGCATCAACAACGTTCGGAACTTCCTTGGGGTTGATGAAGTGCGTCATGCCGAACTTGCGTGCCATGGCTTCGCGCGCGGGGTTCAGGTCGACGCCGATGATCTTGTCGGCGCCCACCATCTTCGCGCCCTGGATCACGTTCAGGCCAATGCCGCCCAGGCCGAACACGACCACATTGGCGCCCGCCTCGACCTTGGCCGAGAAGATCACCGCACCGATGCCGGTGGTGACGCCGCAGCCGATGTAGCAGACCTTGTCGAAGGGTGCGTCTTCGCGGATCTTGGCTAGCGAGATTTCGGGCGCCACGGTGTAGTTGCTGAAGGTGCTGGTGCCCATGTAATGAAAAATGGGCTGGCCGTCGAGGCTGAAGCGGCTGGTGGCATCGGGCATGAGGCCCTTGCCTTGTGTGCCGCGGATCAGCTGGCACAGGTTGGTCTTGCGGCTCAGGCAGAACTTGCACTGGCGGCACTCGGGCGTGTAGAGCGGAATGACGTGATCGCCCTTCTTCAGCGAGGTCACGCCGGGGCCGACGTCCACCACGATGCCCGCGCCTTCGTGGCCCAGGATCGCCGGGAAAATGCCTTCCGGATCAGCGCCCGAGAGCGTGTAGTAGTCGGTGTGGCAGATGCCGGTGGCCTTGATTTCAACCAGCACTTCGCCGAACTTCGGGCCCTCGAGATCGACAGTTTCAATGGTGAGGGGCTGGCCTGCTTTCCAGGCGACGGCGGCTTTCGTTTTCATGGTGTGTGCAACGGGTTGGTGAGATGGCCTTGAGGGTACCGCACATGCCATTTCCCCTGAGGCGCCCCGCCCATGCATCAGTCCAACCGAGCGCCACCCTTGAACCATTGCGCAAACAAGGCGCGCTCTTCGTCCGTGAGGCCCGTCGCGTTGTTCATCGGCATCAGCTTCGCGACCACCACCTGCTGGTACACCGTCTGCGCGTGCTGCTTGAGCGCCTCGGGCGAATCGAGCCGCACGTTCTTCGACTGCAGAGCCTCGCCATGGCACATGACGCAGCGCTGCTCGATCACCGGTTTGAGCTGCGCGTAGCTCACCACGTCGGGCACCGCCACCGCCTGCACCGGCGCGGGCTTGAGCCAGACGATGAGCGCGATCAGCACCGCCCCGCCCGCCACCGCGTACGGCCAAGGGTGCTTGTTGCGGCCCAGCTTGAAGCCGTGGCGCATGACGAAGAACTGGCGGATCGCCGCGCCCGCGAACATCATGCCGATCAGGATCAACCAGTTCTGCGGGTGCGTGTAGGTGAAGCTGTAGTGGTTGCTCAACATCGCAAACAACACCGGCAGCGTGAAGTAGGTGTTGTGCACGCTGCGCTGCTTGCCGCGCTGGCCGTGGATCGGGTCGACCGGGCGACCCGCCTTGAGGTCGGCCACCACGGTGCGTTGGCCCGGGATGATCCAGAAGAACACGTTGGCGCTCATGGCGGTGGCGATCATCGCACCCATGAGCAGAAAGGCCGCGCGCCCGGCGAACAGCTGCGTGGCCAGCCAGGCCGCGACACACACCAGCACCAACACCAGCGCGCCTACCTTGGCGTCCCCGTTTTTGCTCTGGCCCAAGGTGCGGCAAATCGCGTCGTACAGCAGCCAGAAGACCACCAGGAAGGCCAACGCACCGGCAATGGCAGCCGCCGGGCTCCAGACGAACACCTTGGGGTCGATCAGGTAGACGCTGGGACTCCACAGATACGAGATGAGGAACAGCGCGAAGCCCGACAGCCAGGTGGAGTAACTCTCCCAGTAGAACCAGTGCAGGTGCTCCGGCAGCTGGGGCGGCGAGACCGCGAACTTCACCGGGTGGTAGAAGCCGCCGCCGTGCACGGCCCAGAGCTCACCGCTGACACCGTCTTTTTTCAGCTGTTCGTCCTCAGGCGGCGTGAGGCTGCTGTCGAGAAAGACGAAGTAGAAAGACGAGCCGATCCAGGCAATCGCCACGATCACATGCAGCCAGCGCAGCAGCAGGTTGGCCCAGTCGAGCAGGTAGGTTTCCATGGCGTCTCACAGCAAGGTCAGAGCTTGCGAATCGGCAAAGTGTATACACATATTGAGCACAATCAAGCCGCGACAGCAGCGGCCTCAGTGGCATTCACGGCTAGCAACAACTGAGCCACGACCGACGCGGCGATCACCGCCGGCTGCTTGCTCTCGATGCCCGGCAAGCCGATCGGGCAGGTCACGCGACCCAGCTCTGCGGGGCTGAAGCCGCGCTCGGCGAGGCGATGGCCAAAGGTCGCCCACTTGGTGCGGCTGCCGATCAGGCCGATGAAGGCCAGGTCGTTGTGCTCGCGCTGGCGCTGCAGGCAGGCGGCCACCACATCCAGGTCTTCGGCGTGGGAGAAGCTCATGACCAGCACGCAGGCCCCTGCGGGCACATCGCGCACGGCGGCGTGCACCGGGTCTGAATGTTCGGTGGTCACCTGATCGGGCAGCTTCGCAGGAAACACACCGTCGCGGCTGTCGATCCAGCTCACGTCGAACGGCAGGGGTGCCAGTGCCTGCACGATGGCCCGCCCCACATGGCCGCCGCCAAACAGCGCCAGCGGCGTGTGTGATGGCCGCAAGCGCTCGCGCAGTTGCGCCGCATGCGACGCATCCACCGGCTCGAAGCGCAGCACCAGCGTGCCGCCACAACACTGGCCCAGGCTCGGGCCGAGCGTGATGCGCTCGCGCCAATCTGACGGCACATCGCCGGGCCGCAGGGCCCAGCGCGCCAGGACTTCGCGGGCCTGTTGTGTTGCTTTCCACTCCAACTGGCCGCCGCCGATCGTGCCCACTTCGCCGCGTGTCGCGTCGGCAAAGACCGCCATCCACGCACCCGGTTCGCGAGGAACGGAGCCGCGCGTGTGCTCAACGGTGATGAGCACCGCAGGACCCTGCGCCAGATTCAGCAGAAAGGTTTCAAGCTCGCCGTGCATGTGTGGCGCCGATGTCAAAGAATGTGTATGGAGACGTAAACGGGGACCGAGCGGCCCAGTATCGACCTTACTGTGCGAAACGCCACAGCCGATCCACAATACACGCCATCCACCCGTTCATATGCGCTCTCGATGCGAGACCGGGTCCGATCAGTTCCAACAGGTTTGCCCACATGAGAGACATCGAACCCGCACCGCATCCCGCCGCCCGGTCCGCCCGCAGCTCCTGGGCCTGGATCGGCGTGTTGACCGCCGCCTTGCTGGCTTCTTGCGCCACGCCACCTCCACCGCCACCCCCCGCGCCGCCGCCCCCACCCGCGCCGGCCCCCGCACCGCCACCGGTCTCACAATTGCCCCCGCCCGAGTTCATCTCGAACGCGGTGTCGCCTCTGGACTACCGCAAGGACGGCGCTCGTCACATCTACGAACGCAACGGCCACCGCATCTACAAAGGCCAGTTGCCGCCGCTGATGCACGCGGTCGGCGTGCTGCAGGTCGAGGTGGACAACCGCGGTCATGTGCGCAACGTGAGCTGGATGCGTGCACCAAGCCATGTGCCGGACGTGATGCGCGAGATCGAACGCACCGTGCGCGCGGCCGCCCCGTTCCCCGCGCCGGTGCGCATGGGCAGCGTGACCTACACCGACGTCTGGCTCTGGGACAAGAGCGGCAACTTCCAGCTCGACACGCTGACCGAAGGACAGCGCAGTAAGTGACACCCCGCGCCGCCTGCGGCGTCACGCCCTGAAGGGGGCAACGCGTGCGGCCTGGCGGAGCCAGTTCCGCCGCGTTCTGGGTCAAGGCACGTTTTCAGGCCGGGAGAACGTGGTCTCAGCTTCCCCTGTAAGTTGAATAGCTCCACGGGCTCACCAGCAGGGGCACGTGGTAGTGCTGGTCTGCGTGCGCCACGCCGAAGTCGAGCGACACGCGGTTGAGGAAATTGGGCTCGGGCAGCGCCACGCCCCTGGCCGCAAAGTAGCCCTTCACATCGAACACCAGGCGGTAGGTGCCCACCTTCAGGCTGGCGTGGTCGTAGAGCATGCCGTCGGGGTTGCGGCCATCGGCGTTGAGTGTGAAGCGCTTGACCAGCGTGGCCTGGTCGCCCTGGGTGGTGTGCAGCTCCACCTGCATGCCGGCGGCGGGGCAGCCGTGCATGGTGTCCAGAACGTGTGTACTCAAGCCCATGGTGGTCTCTCCGGTGGTGATCAGTCGACTGAAAGTGTATACACTTTTCCGGTTTTCTGGCTATGATGAATCCATGGAAACCTCCAGCACCCTGCACATCGTCGAGTCGCTCACGCGCGCCATCGTCGAGCACCGCCTGAACCCCGGCACCAAGCTGGCCGAGCAGAAGCTGGCCGACCACTTCGGGGTCTCCCGCACACTGGTGCGACAGGCCCTGTTCCAGCTGTCGCAGAACCGGCTGATCCGCCTGGAGCCCGCGCGCGGGGCGTTTGTGGCTGCACCCTCGGTGGAAGAAGCGAAGCAGGTGTTTGCGGTGCGACGCATGCTGGAAGCAGAAATGACGCGCGCCTTTGTGCAGTCCGTGACCCCTGCACGCATCAAGGCGCTGCGCGAACACGTGGCGCAAGAAAAGCAGGCCGTGAACAACGAGGACGTGGCCGGGCGCACCGAACTGCTGGGCGACTTTCACGTGCGCATGGCCGAACTCATGGGCAACACGGTGCTGGCCGAACTGCTGCGCGACCTCATCTCGCGCTGCGCGCTGATCACGCTCATGTACCAGACCAACCAGGCCGCCGCGCACTCGCACGACGAGCACGCCGACATCGTCAAGGCCCTGGCCGCGCGCGACGAAGCACTGGCCGTGCGCCTGATGACCGAGCACCTTCAGCATGTTGAAGAGAACCTCACCTTCGACCGCAAGCTGCCCATCAACGACATTTCGATCGCGCTTTCATGACCTACGACGCCACCCTGCCCTACCCCCGCGACCTGGCCGGACATGGCCGCGATGTGCCACATGCCCGCTGGCCGAACGGTGCGCGCATCGCCGTGCAGTTCGTGCTGAACTACGAGGAAGGTGGCGAGAACAGCGTGCTGCACGGCGACGACGCGTCCGAACAATTCCTCTCCGAGATGTTCAACCCGGCGGCCTACCCCGCGCGGCACATCAGCATGGAAGGCATCTACGAGTACGGATCGCGCGCAGGCGTGTGGCGCATCCTGCGCGAATTCGAGCAGCGAGGTCTGCCGCTCACCGTGTTCGGCGTGGCCACTGCGCTGCAGCGTTGCCCCGACGTGACCGCTGCGCTGAAAGAACTCGGCCACGAATTCGCCTGCCACGGCCTCAAGTGGATCCACTACCAGAACGTGGACGAGGCCACCGAGCGTGCCCACATGGCGCAGGCCATGCAGATCATGCAGGCGCTCACCGGCAACCGGCCCCTGGGCTGGTACACGGGGCGCGACAGCCCCAACACGCGCCGCCTCGTGGCGGACTTCGGCGGCTTCGAGTACGACAGCGATTACTACGGCGATGACCTGCCGTTCTGGATGAAGGTGCAAAAGACCGACGGCAGCAACACCCACCAGCTCATCGTGCCCTACACGCTGGACTGCAACGACATGCGCTTTGCACTGCCGCAGGGCTACTCGCACGCCGACCCGTTTTTCCAGTACCTCAAGGACAGCTTCGACGCGCTCTATGCCGAAGGCGACCCGGGCGGTTTGGATCGTCCCAAGATGATGAGCATCGGCATGCACTGCCGCCTGCTCGGCCGGCCCGGTCGCATCACAGCGCTGCAGCGTTTTCTGGACCACATCGCGCAACACGACCACGTGTGGGTGGCGCGGCGCATCGACATCGCCCGCCACTGGCGCCAACACCACCCGGTCCCGACCTGAGCCATGACCACCACCCTGCAACAACTCAACAGCGCCACGCCCGCCGAAGCGCTTCACCTGCTCGATGGCCTGTACGAACACTCGCCGTGGATCGCCGAGCAGGCACTCGCCAAACGGCCCTTTGCATCGCTCGCCGCGCTCAAACACGCCATGGTGGCGGTGCTGGCCGACGCCGGCCTGGACGCGCAGCTCGCGCTGATCCGCGCCCACCCAGAACTCGCGGGCAAGGCCATGGAAAGCCGTTCGCTCACCGCCGAGTCCACCAACGAACAGCAGAAGGCTGGCCTCACGAACTGCACGCCCGAGGAGCTCGCGCACATCCAGCAGCTCAACGCGCAGTACATCGCGAAGTTCGGCTTTCCCTTCATCCTCGCGGTGCGCGGACCGCGCGGCACGGGCCTGTCCAAGCGCGAGATCATCGCCACCGTGGAGCGCCGCCTGAGCCACCCGGTGGACTTCGAGCGCGCCGAGTGCCTGCGCAACATCCACCGCATCGCCGAGATCCGCCTCAACGACAAGTTCGGCTTCACACCCGCGGTCGGCAACGAGGTGTGGGACTGGCACGAGGACCTGGCGCGCCACAGCGATCCCGGGTTTGCCGAACAGGGCCAGCTCACCGTCACCTACCTGACCGATGCGCACCGGGCGTGTGCTGCGGATCTGGTCGAACGCATGAAGGCATGCGGGTTTGATGAGGTGTCGATAGACGCTGTCGGAAATGTGGTGGGTGTCTACAAGGCCGGCCCTCTCCCGCAGGCGGGAGAGGGAACCAAGACACTGCTCACCGGCAGCCACTTCGATACCGTGCGCAACGGCGGCAAGTACGACGGGCGTCTGGGCATCTTCGTGCCCATGGCCTGTGTGAAACAACTCCACGCGGCGGGCAAACGCCTGCCGTTCGCCATCGAGGTGGTGGGCTTTGCCGAAGAGGAAGGCCAGCGCTACAAGGCCACCTTCCTGGGTTCGGGCGCCCTCACCGGCCACTTCAACCCGGCCTGGCTCGACCAGCAGGACGCCGACGGCGTGACCATGCGTGCGGCCATGCAGCACGCCGGCCTCCCGGCCACGCTGGAGGCCATCGGCGCACTCCAACGAGATCCGTCGAAGTACCTCGGCTTCGTCGAGGTGCACATCGAACAAGGCCCGGTGCTCAACGAGATGGACCTGCCGCTGGGCGTCGTCACCTCCATCAACGCCAGCGTGCGCTACCAGTGCGAAGCCATCGGCATGGCCAGCCACGCCGGCACCACGCCCATGAACCGTCGGCGCGACGCCGCCAGCGCGGTGGCCGAGCTTGCGCTCTTCATGGAACAGCGTGCACAGGCCGACGGCGACTCGGTCGCCACCATCGGCATGCTGCAGGTGCCCGGCGGCTCCATCAACGTGGTGCCGGGGCGCTGCCGCTTTTCGCTGGATCTGCGTGCGCCGAGCGACGCCCAGCGCAATGCACTCGAGCGCGACATCCTCGCGCAGCTGCGCGCGATCTGCGAACGACGCGGCATCGGCCTCACGCTGGAGGAGACCATGCGCGCCGCCGCCGCGCCCAGCGCGCCCGCCTGGCAAACCCGCTGGG is a genomic window of Hydrogenophaga sp. RAC07 containing:
- a CDS encoding GntR family transcriptional regulator, which gives rise to METSSTLHIVESLTRAIVEHRLNPGTKLAEQKLADHFGVSRTLVRQALFQLSQNRLIRLEPARGAFVAAPSVEEAKQVFAVRRMLEAEMTRAFVQSVTPARIKALREHVAQEKQAVNNEDVAGRTELLGDFHVRMAELMGNTVLAELLRDLISRCALITLMYQTNQAAAHSHDEHADIVKALAARDEALAVRLMTEHLQHVEENLTFDRKLPINDISIALS
- the galE gene encoding UDP-glucose 4-epimerase GalE, with amino-acid sequence MKILLTGGAGYIGSHTAVALVEAGFDPVVLDNFANSHPVVMERLATITGRPLTLERGDVLDTPWVEDVLRRHQPAGVVHFAGDKAVGESVVLPLKYFHNNIGGAVSLLRAMETVHAETPGNAPTLVFSSSATVYGDPASVPITENFPRSHTNPYGHSKLVIEDMLTALRTASPAWRVGVLRYFNPVGAHPSGLIGEDPAGIPNNLMPYVAQVAVGQREHLNVYGNDYATPDGTGVRDYIHVQDLAAGHVAAIKALLGRGESFTVNLGTGRGHSVLDVVKAFEAASGNPVPYRVAPRRAGDVAQCWADPALALRLLGWQALHTLDDMCADAWRWQSANPNGYRS
- a CDS encoding energy transducer TonB, with product MRDIEPAPHPAARSARSSWAWIGVLTAALLASCATPPPPPPPAPPPPPAPAPAPPPVSQLPPPEFISNAVSPLDYRKDGARHIYERNGHRIYKGQLPPLMHAVGVLQVEVDNRGHVRNVSWMRAPSHVPDVMREIERTVRAAAPFPAPVRMGSVTYTDVWLWDKSGNFQLDTLTEGQRSK
- a CDS encoding HAD family hydrolase — its product is MRIRHFDLIAFDWDGTLFDSTALIARSIQLAVTDVGGTPPTTQAASYVIGMGLMQALAHAAPDLPPEKYPLLGDRYRHHYTARQHDLSLFDGVLPLLAELKERQHLLTVATGKSRRGLDEVLRTVELVGLFDGSRTADETAGKPHPMMLHELMSEFGVAPERTLMIGDTTHDLQMALNAGCASVGVSYGAHEPDAFHELKPLFVAHSVRELHDWLNQHA
- the uraH gene encoding hydroxyisourate hydrolase, which encodes MGLSTHVLDTMHGCPAAGMQVELHTTQGDQATLVKRFTLNADGRNPDGMLYDHASLKVGTYRLVFDVKGYFAARGVALPEPNFLNRVSLDFGVAHADQHYHVPLLVSPWSYSTYRGS
- the fghA gene encoding S-formylglutathione hydrolase; this translates as MGIETLSEHRCFGGVQGFYKHASTEIGLPMKFGVYLPPQAQHGPVPVVFFLAGLTCNEETFAIKAGAQRYAAELGLAIVTPDTSPRDTGIEVADASWDFGHGAGFYLDATQEPWAKHFRMESWITKELRDLVLSNFPTRPDRVGISGHSMGGHGALTLALRHPGLYQSVSAIAPICAPSQCPWGEKAFTGYLGTDRAGWAEHDAVELIKSGRRVLPLLVDQGLADKFLSVQLNPQLLEQVCRDFGQPLEVRRHEGYDHGYWLIASVVADHIRHHAGAA
- a CDS encoding S-(hydroxymethyl)glutathione dehydrogenase/class III alcohol dehydrogenase — protein: MKTKAAVAWKAGQPLTIETVDLEGPKFGEVLVEIKATGICHTDYYTLSGADPEGIFPAILGHEGAGIVVDVGPGVTSLKKGDHVIPLYTPECRQCKFCLSRKTNLCQLIRGTQGKGLMPDATSRFSLDGQPIFHYMGTSTFSNYTVAPEISLAKIREDAPFDKVCYIGCGVTTGIGAVIFSAKVEAGANVVVFGLGGIGLNVIQGAKMVGADKIIGVDLNPAREAMARKFGMTHFINPKEVPNVVDAIVQLTDGGADYSFECIGNTKVMRDALECTHKGWGRSIIIGVAEAGAEISTRPFQLVTGRKWEGSAFGGARGRTDVPKIVDWYMEGKINIDDLITHKLRLDQINEGFDLMKRGESIRAVVEF
- a CDS encoding S49 family peptidase, encoding MNDDNLGSTSSAGSDRHNGVAWERATLEKLVFATIREQQAARRWKMFTRFMWLALLGAIVWFVYSSAEVGTSTSTPHTAVVEIKGEIASDSEASAENIVAALRSAFDDEGAQAVVLLINSPGGSPVQAGIINDEITRLKGLHDKKVYAVVEETCASAAYYIAAAADNIYVDKASLVGSIGVLMDGFGFTGLMEKLGIERRLMTAGDNKGLLDPFSPQDESQRQFMQNLLAEIHTQFIEVVKKGRGDRLKETPETFSGLVWNGQQAVALGLADGLGNLDYVAREVVKAEELVDYTRRENVGLRLAKRFGASVGEGIFLAARSAGVQLR
- the xdhC gene encoding xanthine dehydrogenase accessory protein XdhC, which encodes MHGELETFLLNLAQGPAVLITVEHTRGSVPREPGAWMAVFADATRGEVGTIGGGQLEWKATQQAREVLARWALRPGDVPSDWRERITLGPSLGQCCGGTLVLRFEPVDASHAAQLRERLRPSHTPLALFGGGHVGRAIVQALAPLPFDVSWIDSRDGVFPAKLPDQVTTEHSDPVHAAVRDVPAGACVLVMSFSHAEDLDVVAACLQRQREHNDLAFIGLIGSRTKWATFGHRLAERGFSPAELGRVTCPIGLPGIESKQPAVIAASVVAQLLLAVNATEAAAVAA
- a CDS encoding PEP-CTERM sorting domain-containing protein, which produces MKAAAAASVIVASFFAGSVSAATVYCPDGAGGSLTAPTSGRYIQVTNAANPGECYYQDGNLDSPLVPGGDPAYEVAGYQLIDKNGIPGTLLIGGYANGATSGIWQLAANIWNSYDQLFLGFHFGNGGGSPDSFIVELEDGMTSGDWSLFAVSPDRLNGLSNLYLFTKPCIGDACDPGEVPEPGSLALLGGALLGLTLIRRRRT
- a CDS encoding Rieske (2Fe-2S) protein, whose translation is MTPPTDDPVHPLCNSRDLVDGGRAVSFDVNYAGQTCRAFAVRFQGQPQAYLNRCSHVAMELDWQPDRFFDDTGRWLMCATHGAMYEPATGECRGGPCRGGLFKIELLELDGVIHWRSQYHLKPVEF
- a CDS encoding urate hydroxylase PuuD, translated to METYLLDWANLLLRWLHVIVAIAWIGSSFYFVFLDSSLTPPEDEQLKKDGVSGELWAVHGGGFYHPVKFAVSPPQLPEHLHWFYWESYSTWLSGFALFLISYLWSPSVYLIDPKVFVWSPAAAIAGALAFLVVFWLLYDAICRTLGQSKNGDAKVGALVLVLVCVAAWLATQLFAGRAAFLLMGAMIATAMSANVFFWIIPGQRTVVADLKAGRPVDPIHGQRGKQRSVHNTYFTLPVLFAMLSNHYSFTYTHPQNWLILIGMMFAGAAIRQFFVMRHGFKLGRNKHPWPYAVAGGAVLIALIVWLKPAPVQAVAVPDVVSYAQLKPVIEQRCVMCHGEALQSKNVRLDSPEALKQHAQTVYQQVVVAKLMPMNNATGLTDEERALFAQWFKGGARLD